Genomic segment of Hydra vulgaris chromosome 08, alternate assembly HydraT2T_AEP:
TGTCTTTAGTTGATTTTAATGCAATTCTAAGTTCTGTATATACTTCTTGAATATGCCCTTTAGAAATAACTTTTTCGAGTTTTACGGAAGGACAGCACTTGCGAAAATCTTCCATTAAATGATATGcctaataaatactttagaagTTTAATGAAAGAAATATTATGATGTGTATggcaataatattattaacaaattacaaaaaataatctaGAATAATGACAATAACACTAACACCGTCACCTACAACATTAAGAACATCACAACTTCTACAAAACaatgcaatataaaattaactacaaaaaacacttaataaaataatatttttacttttttatagttACGAACATTAATGTAATGCTCTATTAAGAAAGcgtaaatatgtttaacttgtACTGCTACATTAACATCCGGATCTTCTAAAAGCAATTCACAAGAGCTGACACTTTCATCAGGATTGCTCGAATACTCTCTAAAATAcgcaattttttagttttgacaaCACAaccaaattatatatatatatatatatatatatatatatatatatatatatatatatatatatatatatatatatatataataataataataacgctGAAAAAACTCACTTTCTCgcatgtatatattttttcatgagttaattttgttttgattaatgCAAGTTTTTCTTCTTGAACTGTAACATTTTTTGGTTTAGCTTTTAAAAGACACTTGTAAGCTTCAGTAAGTGCACCAAACACTTTTTCATAATTCTCAAACTCGTCTATCTCAACCTgaataataatacatttatataaaaatagttattaaaaaatcaaaaaggttAGATGAGACATTAGATGAGGACATGGGAATATCTCAAGAGAAAATTTAAacgtaaaaatttattagtgatAAATTTCTGTCcactaaataatattattgtgcttttgaattttagatgagttaatttttttttttcaaattatttgtgaatatatgtatatacttttttatgttaattcacctcctcaaggcctaGAAGGCCGCTACAGTCAGGGTggctactttagttgtggttacaaccctctccaACTCTATAACTTCCAagcacaaaccttgacaaaaaAGGCCacgtggagaaacaagttaagcgtggtactaccagggaagTGATGAGGATCAAACTCGAAATTTCTTGCTTATGaggcaagcgctctaccactacagcATGAAATACCATATATGAAAATTCAACAAGTTTCCTCAACTTCAAAAACATCACTAATAGAAAATACTCATGTATTGCcgg
This window contains:
- the LOC136084010 gene encoding intraflagellar transport protein 140 homolog isoform X1; this encodes MKKYIHARKEYSSNPDESVSSCELLLEDPDVNVAVQVKHIYAFLIEHYINVRNYKKAYHLMEDFRKCCPSVKLEKVISKGHIQEVYTELRIALKSTKDKEIDKEPEEEIDEEDGYI